One part of the Caproiciproducens sp. CPB-2 genome encodes these proteins:
- a CDS encoding transglycosylase SLT domain-containing protein yields the protein MKTPGKIHCRIETIYALCMIAAIFCIGRSFHNQTLPVETHIVTQSSSSQSQLSQSSSQASGEAVSEETSWQEQNSTAEKPESKAEKTTELQEPKPQEKTEQIQSSKYYDIPLDADIQDAIFRECKTKNVPEDLVIALIGVESHYNSKSISKTNDYGLMQINICHRESLERDLQVTDLLDSKQNIKAGVHMLSWIVNKYSNMNQALMVYNNGEAGAQKLWKQGVYSTPYSRKVIDQMNKIKKEA from the coding sequence ATGAAAACTCCAGGAAAAATACATTGCAGGATAGAAACTATTTATGCGCTGTGCATGATAGCTGCGATCTTCTGTATCGGGCGATCCTTTCATAATCAGACACTTCCGGTAGAAACTCATATTGTCACCCAAAGCTCGTCCTCACAAAGTCAGCTTTCACAAAGTTCCTCTCAGGCGTCCGGCGAGGCGGTATCTGAGGAAACCAGCTGGCAGGAACAGAATTCTACGGCAGAAAAGCCCGAGTCAAAGGCAGAAAAAACGACGGAACTGCAGGAACCAAAACCGCAGGAAAAAACGGAACAGATTCAGTCATCGAAATATTATGACATTCCACTGGATGCAGATATACAGGATGCTATTTTCAGGGAATGCAAAACAAAAAATGTCCCGGAGGATCTCGTAATCGCCCTGATTGGTGTGGAGAGCCATTATAATTCAAAAAGCATCAGCAAAACCAATGATTACGGCCTGATGCAGATTAATATCTGCCACAGGGAATCTTTGGAGCGGGACCTGCAGGTTACGGATCTGCTGGACAGCAAGCAGAATATTAAAGCCGGCGTCCACATGCTTTCGTGGATCGTCAATAAGTACAGCAACATGAATCAGGCGCTGATGGTTTACAACAACGGAGAAGCCGGTGCGCAGAAGCTTTGGAAACAGGGGGTTTATTCTACGCCCTATTCCAGAAAAGTAATTGATCAGATGAATAAAATTAAAAAGGAAGCATAA